A stretch of Imperialibacter roseus DNA encodes these proteins:
- a CDS encoding SRPBCC family protein, with protein MKALKIILYIVLALVVIVTAAIFMIPTEYKVERSTTINAPKKLVMQQAGRFENFAKWNPWGKLDPNMTTSITGTDGEVGAKYSWEGNDDVGKGSMEITAVTDSRVDEKLVFLTPYESEAATYLVFEEVDGATKVTWGMQGSNPRPMNLMVPMMDGFIGKDYEAGLAELKKMTEAIASSDTFRGLKVEKMELSPRTYIGRKDTVKWADMQGFMASSFGAAYGELTKKKAPMAGAPSSIYFVWDEANEQTVMAAAIPVEGEYTLKGFEAFPAGGSGYKIAYYGAYEGSGEAHYAMDDYFTAKGLEMTEDLMVIEEYITDPTTEPDTSKWLTNVYYIPR; from the coding sequence ATGAAAGCACTTAAGATTATCCTTTACATTGTTCTTGCCCTGGTGGTGATTGTGACAGCGGCAATATTTATGATTCCCACGGAGTACAAAGTGGAACGAAGCACCACTATCAACGCTCCGAAGAAGCTGGTAATGCAACAAGCTGGCAGGTTCGAAAACTTCGCCAAATGGAATCCGTGGGGAAAGCTAGACCCAAATATGACAACCTCTATCACAGGTACAGATGGAGAAGTGGGAGCCAAATACTCCTGGGAAGGAAATGACGACGTGGGGAAAGGCTCAATGGAAATTACAGCGGTAACTGACTCACGTGTAGATGAGAAACTGGTTTTTCTTACTCCTTACGAATCGGAAGCCGCTACCTATCTCGTTTTTGAGGAGGTTGACGGCGCAACAAAAGTTACCTGGGGCATGCAGGGAAGCAACCCAAGACCCATGAACCTGATGGTGCCAATGATGGATGGGTTTATTGGCAAAGACTATGAAGCTGGCCTTGCAGAGCTTAAAAAAATGACTGAGGCAATTGCCAGCAGCGACACTTTCAGAGGCCTAAAAGTCGAAAAAATGGAGCTTTCTCCACGAACATATATTGGCAGAAAAGATACTGTAAAATGGGCCGACATGCAGGGATTTATGGCCAGCAGCTTTGGTGCTGCCTACGGCGAGTTGACGAAGAAAAAGGCCCCGATGGCAGGAGCTCCCAGCAGCATCTACTTTGTTTGGGATGAAGCCAACGAACAGACCGTTATGGCAGCGGCCATTCCTGTCGAGGGCGAATACACTCTCAAGGGGTTTGAGGCTTTCCCGGCTGGTGGCAGTGGCTACAAAATTGCCTACTACGGTGCTTATGAGGGCAGCGGTGAGGCGCACTACGCCATGGACGACTACTTCACAGCGAAGGGGCTTGAAATGACCGAGGACCTCATGGTGATTGAGGAGTATATAACTGATCCAACTACCGAGCCTGACACCAGTAAATGGCTGACTAATGTGTATTATATACCGAGGTAG